In a genomic window of Chrysemys picta bellii isolate R12L10 chromosome 1, ASM1138683v2, whole genome shotgun sequence:
- the LOC101946455 gene encoding olfactory receptor 51G2-like: MSAVNDTNFNSAMFLLTGIPGQEDIHLWISFPFCLMYVISIVGNSVILFIIKIDSRLHEPMYIFLSMLAITDLGISISTMPTILGIYLFNSREISFEACFAQLFFIHSLQFIESSVLLLMAFDRFIAICNPLRYASILTLPRIANMGLVFVLRGVAVIFPLPFLLKRFQYCQNNVLSHSYCLHQEVMKMACSDIRVNSIYGLTITLLTVGLDSLFIFLSYVMILKTVLSIASQAECLRALNTCVSHLCAVLLFYTPEIGLSVLHRFGKGSSPLLQIVLGYISLLVPPLINPIVYSVKCRHLRAGIIRAFVK; encoded by the coding sequence atgtcagctgtcaatgacaccaacTTCAACTCTGCAATGTTCCTTCTCACtgggatacctgggcaggaagacatccatctctggatctctttccccttctgcttaatgtatgttatttcgatagtaggaaattcagtcattctcTTCATTATAAAAATAGATTCAAGGCttcatgagcccatgtacattttcctttccatgttggccatCACAGACCTTGGAATATCGATATCCACCATGCCGACAATACTGGGCATATACTTGTTTAACTCTAGGGAGATCAGCTTCGAAGCCTGTTTTGCCCAGCTGTTCTTCATACACTCGCTTCAATTCATTGAATCATCAGTGCtcttgttgatggcctttgaccgcttcatcgcgatctgtaacccactgagatATGCCTCCATCTTAACCCTGCCAAGAATAGCCAATATGGGACTGGTGTTTGTGCTAAGAGGAGTGGCTGTAATATTCCCACTCCCGTTTCTATTGAAACGGTTCCAATACTGTCAAAacaatgtcctctcccattcgTACTGCCTGCACCAAGAGGTCATGAAGATGGCTTGTTCAGATATCAGAGTGAACAGCATCTACGGCTTGACTATTACACTCTTAACAGTGGGGTTGGACTCGCTGTTCATATTtctctcttatgtgatgatcctcaaaacagtgctgagcattGCATCCCAGGCGGAGTGCctcagggccctgaacacctgcgtcTCCCACCTCTGCGCCGTCCTGCTCTTCTACACTCCAGAAATTGGCTTGTCTGTGTTACACAGATTTGGGAAGGGTTcttctcccttgcttcagattgTCCTGGGATACATCTCCCTGCTGGTCCCACCCCTGATTAATCCAATCGTGTACAGCGTGAAATGCAGACACCTGCGTGCGGGTATAATCAGGGCATTCGTCAAGTGA
- the LOC135984278 gene encoding olfactory receptor 51G2-like has protein sequence MEQLQHTVPLVNSSFYQPSTFLLTGFPGLEANHHWISIPFCMFYLVGLSGNCLILIIIKKTQSLHKPTYYFLSMLAVMDLGLALCTLPTTMGIFWFKVRKIEFNACLTQMYFIHILSVKESLVLLAMAFDRFIAISNPLRYSSILTKPTIIKIGLAIVSRAVISLFPIPFLLKRLTYCGSNVLSHSFCFHPDIMKLACADIKVNILYGLIVILSTVGVDFVFIVLSYLQILTAHSLSPSLCNLKIVKPANVPNSC, from the coding sequence ATGGAGCAGCTTCAGCACACCGTGCCACTTGTCAATTCCTCCTTCTATCAGCCTTCCACCTTCCTCCTGACGGGCTTTCCGGGGCTGGAAGCCAATCACCACTGGATCTCCATCCCTTTCTGCATGTTCTATCTTGTCGGCCTTTCAGGGAACTGCCTGATCCTGATCATCATCAAGAAGACCCAAAGTCTTCATAAGCCTACGTACTACTTCCTTTCCATGCTGGCCGTGATGGACCTGGGCTTGGCTTTGTGTACCCTTCCTACCACGATGGGCATCTTTTGGTTTAAGGTCAGAAAAATTGAGTTCAATGCCTGTCTCACCCAGATGTATTTTATCCATATACTGTCAGTGAAGGAATCCTTGGTGCTCCTAGCCATGGCCTTCGATCGTTTCATCGCTATCTCCAACCCTCTGAGATATTCGTCCATCTTGACCAAGCCAACCATCATAAAAATAGGGCTGGCAATTGTTTCAAGAGCTGTGATCTCCCTCTTCCCAATACCCTTTCTGCTCAAGAGGCTAACCTACTGTGGGAGCAATGTGCTTTCCCACTCATTTTGCTTTCACCCTGATATCATGAAGCTGGCCTGCGCGGATATAAAAGTCAACATCCTGTATGGTTTAATTGTCATTCTTTCAACGGTGGGTGTGGATTTTGTGTTCATTGTGCTATCATATCTTCAAATTCTAACAGCTCAcagcctttccccttcactttgcaatttaaagatagtgaaacctgccaacgtacccaattcctgctag